The Hymenobacter oligotrophus genome segment CCCGATTGCGAGTGCAAATATGGGGGGTGTTTTCGGAAACCGCAACAGTTTGCCGACATTTCGACCAAGAAAATTCTGCTTAAAAGCGCCTTTTAAGCGCAAGAAGCTAATAATCAAGCTTAAAATTTTTGGGGTGCGGGCGCTAAAATGGTTCGGGTACGGGTTGCTGAGCGTGCTGCTGGTCGGAATGGGGCTGGCTGCAACTTTGTGGCTGGGCGAAGAGCGCATCATCAACTTGTTTGTGGCGGCTGCCAATAAGCACCTGCGCACCCCGGTGCAGGTGCAAAAACTGGAGCTGTCGTGGCGCGAAGACTTTCCGCGGGTAAGTATTCTGCTCACCAACGTGCGGGTTGGGGGCTCGTTGCCGCTCGATACCGTTGCGCTGGCTCGCGTGCAGCGCCTCCACTGCTCGTTTAACGCCTGGGATGTGCTGGGCGGCCGTTACCGCATCCGCACCCTAACCGTGGAGCAAGGCGCCGTGCAGGTGCGCCTCGATCGGGAGGGCCGCCCCAACTACCTTATACTGCGGCCCGACACCGCTGCCCCTGCAGACAACGAGCCCGTGCGCTTCGACTTTGAGCGCGTGCGGGTGCGCAACGTGGCCGTAAGCTACGCCGACTCCTCGGTGCGGCAGCGCTACCGCCTGCAAGCCCATAATTTGACGGCCGCGTTACTAATTGCCGGCGACACCGTGCAGGTGCGCGCCACCGGGCCGATGCGCGTGGAGGGCCTGCGCGTGGGCACCGATACGTACTTCCGGCAGCGCGAAATTACTGTACGCACGGCCTTGGCAATTAACCGCGCTACGCGGCAAGTGCGCATTCAGCCCTCGGAGGTGCAAATTGGGCCGGCCACTTACACCGTGGCGGGCAATGTGGGCTGGCGCGGCCCCACGCAGTTGGCCTTACAGCTCGGCGGCAAAAACACCGATGTGCAAAGCTTGCTGGCGTTGTTGCCGCCTAGGTTTAGCAAGCCCTTGGCCGCATACCGCAGCGAGGGCGCGGTGTATTTTGGCGGCAGCGTGCGGGGCGAGTGGTCGGGCAAGCGCTACCCGCAGGTAGATGTTCGCTTTGGATGCCGCGACGCCTCGTTTGTACATCCCGAAACCCGGCAGCGCGTTGAGCACGTGTTTCTGGCGGGTTCGTTTCGCAACGGGCCGCAAGCCTCGGCGCGCGCGGCCGTGCTCGAGTTGCGCAACGTGCGGGGCCGCCTGGGGGGCAAGCCCTTCAGTGGCAGCCTCAGCTACCGCAACTTGCAAGACCCGTATGTGCGCCTTAGCCTGCAAGCCGAGCTGGAGGTGGCCGATGCGCTGCGCTTTTATCCGGTGGCAGCCTTGCAACAAGCCAGTGGCCAACTGCGCGTGCGGGCGCAACTGGCCGGCAACCTGCGCGCTTTTCGGCAAAACCCGGCCCGGGCAGCAGGCGAAGCCTCGGGCGAGCTGCAGCTGCGCAACGTGCGCCTGCGCCTACGCAACCCAAACCTGGGCTTAACCCAAATTAACGGTAGCTTTCTGCTGCGCCGCAACGATGTGGCCGTGAGTGATTTTACCGGGCGGGCGGGTAGTTCCGATTTCCGCCTGAATGGCTTATTCCGGAACGCGTTGGGGTGGCTTTTGCTGCCGCGGCAGCCATTACGGGTAGAGGCCGACGTGGCCGCAGGCCTGCTCAACCTCGACGAGCTTCTGCAAACCGGTTCCTTGCCAACTGCAGCGGGTGCGGCACCTAGGGTGACGCCCCGCGGCGGTAGCTACGCCCTGAAGCTGCCCGCCAACATCGACCTCGACCTGAACGCCACCGTGCAGCAACTGCGCTTCCGGCGCTTTCGGGCGCGGGCGCTAAGCGGCGCGGTGCGCCTGCACGAGCAAATGCTTACCTCGCCCGGCATTGCCCTAACCGCTGCGGCCGGGCGCCTGCAGCTGCGCGGAACCCTCGACGCCCGCCAGCCCGCGCTGCTGAAAGTAAGCGCCGTAGCCGCGTGCCAGCAGGTGCAGCTCGATAGTTTGCTTTACGTCTTCGAAGATTTCGGCCAAAACTTCATCACCAGCCGCCACCTGCGCGGGCAGCTCAGCGGCACAGCCGAAGCCGATATGTATTTCGGACCGCAGCTGCAGCCGCTCACTAACAAGCTGGAAGCCGAAGTACGGGCCACGGTGCGGCACGGCGAGCTGAACAATTTTGCGCCGGCGCAGCAGCTGAGCATGTTGGCCAGCCGCGAACAGCTGCGCCGCCTACGCTTCGACGAACTTACAAATACCATCTACATCCAAAGCCGGACGGTGTACGTGCCCGAAATGGAAATCCGCTCGAACGTACGGCGTGCCTCGCTTATTCGCGTTACGGGCACGCACACCTTCGATCAGCAGATGGATTACCACTTGAGCGTTCCGCTGCTGCCGGGCCTGCGCCGCCCTGCCCTCGACGGCGCCCTGGCCAAAGGCCCCAACCTGCTGCTGCATGTGTGGGGCAACGAAGACAAGTTTCGGGTGGCCTACGACCGCGAAAGGGCCGTGGCGCAGCGCCAAGAGGCGGGCCCACCGGCGCCGGCAGGCGCCTCCTCGGGGCCGGCGGGCGCCGGCAGCACGGGCGCAGCAACGCCCGCTGCACCGGCGGCGCCTGGCCTGCGTGGCCGCCAACCGGCGCCTGCCGCGCCCCACCAAAAAAAGCCTGCTGCCCCGCAGCCTGGCGAGTACTTCGAGCTCTGACCTAGGGCCAGCCCGTCAACATTTCAGCTAAGCATGCGTTTAGAGGCAACACCCACGCCCGGTGTGCTGCGCCAGCAGCCGCGGCGCGGTGGGCGCTTGTTTCCCACACCCAAAACCCCTAGCGTATGCAACCCGAAGAAGTATTTAACCAGTATTCCGAGCAAGAAAAAACCGCTTACCTCAGCGTAATAGCCAGCTTGGCCACCGCCGACCGCCAAGCTACCCAGCACGAGGCCGAGTTTCTGCAACAGATGGCGCAGGTGGCCGGCCTCTCGGCCCAGGGCACGCAGTACGTGCTCCACGCCGCGCAGGACTCCACCAACGAAAGCATCAAAGGCAACCTCGATGCGATGCGCAACAGCAACCTGCGCTACTCGCTGGTAACCGATCTGGTAAGCTTTGCCCGCGCCGACGGCGCTTACTCCAACGAAGAAGAAGCCATGGTAAACAAGATGGCTTCGTACCTAGGGCTGAACCAGCAGCAGGTAAGCACCATCGAAAACGTGGTAACGCAAACCCAGCAAGCACAAGCCCAAAATCCGCAGCAAGCCCCGCAGGGCCTCATGGATTCGCTCGGCGATAAGCTGCGCTCGGTGGGCATTCCGCCCCAAGCGGCGCTTACCGGCCTGCTCGCGGTAGCCGCGCCCATGGTGCTTTCGCGCGTGATGGGCGGCAACCGCGGCGGTATGGGCGGTGGCATGATGGGCGGCGGTGGCGGCACCCTGGGCGGCTTGCTGGGCGGAGCCGCAGCCTCGATGGGCGGCGCCGGTACCATGGGTGGCTTGCTAGGTGGCCTGATGAACAGCGGCGGCCTGGGCGGTATGCTGGGCGGAGCAACTGGTGGCTACGGCTCGCGCCCGGCCGGCTACGGCGTGCCCGGCGGCGGCTTGGGCGGCCTGATGTCGGTACTGGGTGGCCTGGGCGGCGGTGCCCACATGGGCCCGCGCAGCACCGGCGGCGGCGGCCTAGGTGGCCTGATGGGTGGCGGCATGGGCAGCCTGCTCGGCGGCTTGTTGGGCGGCCGCTAGGCGCGCGCCAATTATTAAAACAGAAGCGGACCGGGGCAGCTACCCCGGTCCGCTTCTGTTTTAATAATGGTTTAGATAATCGAGCCGTCTGAGGCTTGGCCGGTGCCGGAGGTAATGCCGGGGTCGGTTACCATGCGCACCACGGTGGTGTTGGTGGCAAATACGCCCTCGTGCGCTTCCACAATTTCCAGGATGCGGTAATTCACGGCTTCTTTTACCGTGAGGTATTCGTCGTATGTAGCAACCTGCACAAAGTACTGCACCGATAAGTCGCGGCCGGCTTGGGTGAGGGCAGCCAGCTTGATCTGTACTTCTTCGGGCAAAATTTGTGGGTGCTCGTGCAAAAAGATGCGCAGATCGGCGGCAATGCCCAGCAGTTGCTCGCGGGTGGTTTCGTGGCCGAAGTTGAGCGTGAAATTTACCCGGCGGGCCGTGCGCAGCGAGAGGTTATCGAGCGGCTTGTCGATCATCGATTTGTTGGGCACCGTTACGTAGCTCTTTTCGGCGGTGCGCAGGCGCGTGCTCCGGAAGCCCACCTTCTCCACCGTGCCCGTAATGCCGCCCACCGTTACTAGGTCGCCTACCTGAAAAGGCCGGTCGAGGAAGATAGTGAACGAGGCAATAAGGTTTTCGAGGCTCTCCTTGGCTGCAAAGGCCACCGCCAAGCCGCCGATACCTAGGCCGCCGATTAAGGCCGTTACGTTCACGTTGAATACCTGGCCCAGCATCACTAAAAAGGCAAAAATCAGAATCATCACCTTCGCAAAGTCCTTGGCGAAAGGAATGAATTGCGCGTCGAGGCGGGTGTTGGTGGAGGTGAGTAGCTCGGCTCGGCGGCGGTACACCAGCTCGGCAAAATCGACGAGGCGCAGCACCACCCACGCCAGCGCCGATATCACCCCGATTTGGTACACGGCAAAGGCCAGGCGCTTGGGCCAAGGCTCGGAGCGGTCCAAATCGTGCGTGAACGAGGCCGGGTAATCGAGCACGTTGAAGGCCAGAAACAACGTGAACAGAAACAGCACCACCGAGAGCGGCTGAATCAGGAAATCGTTCAGCTCCTTTTCCGAAACGCCCGCCGTGTGGCGTTTGATGATGCGGAAGAAAATGCCCGAAACAATGCGCGACAACAAGCGCCGCAGGCCAAAGCCTACCAGCAGAATGGCCCCGCACAGCAGGTACTGGCCTACGGTATTGCCCAAAAACTGCTGATCCAGAAATTGTTTGGTGTTCATGGCAGAACAGGGGTGAAAGAAACAGCGCCGCCGCACCTTTGGCAGGCGAGGCGGCGCCGGCAAAAAGCGCGGCCGTAGCTGCCGCTTATACGAGTTGGCGCAGCGCTAGCTCGAACGACGTACGCGCCACTTGGTTGGTGTGGCCTTGCGAGTGCGTGCGCTCTAGGGCCCGCAAAATGGTGCGCGAAATGTCGCCGAAAATGGCTTGGTCGGTGATTTCGGCGTTGGTTTCCATGAGGTAGGCAAATACCCGCGCCATGCCGCAGTTGGCAATAAAATCGGGCACTACGGCCGTGTGGGCATCGGCAAATTCGCCGGTTGGGCCGAAGAAGATTTCCGGGTCGGCGAAGGGCACGTTGGCTCCGCAGCTGATTACCTCGAGCCCGCCCGCCAGCAGTTGCTCCACTTGCTCGCGCGTAACAAGGCGCGAGGCCGCTGCCGGCACGAATATCTCAGCCCCCGACGACCAAATTTGCTTGTTTATTTCCTCGAACGGAAGCAGGTTGTCGGCCGAAAGCGCGTTGCCTTGGCGGTTGAGCAGCAAAGCCCGGATTTCCTCGAACGAGAAGCCCTCGGGGCGCAGCAAACCACCGGCCCGGTCGATGATGCCGGTGATAATGGCACCTTGCTGTGCCAGGTAGTAAGCGGCGGCAGCTCCTACGTTGCCCCAGCCCTGAATAATAGCGCGTTTGCCCGCTACCTCTTGCTCGGGCCATAGGCGGTAGTAGTGGCGTACGGCCTCGGCCACGCCGTAGCCGGTAATCAGGTCGGCCACGGTGTAGCGGCGGGCGCGGTCGGGCGTAAACTGCTCGTCCTCTACTACTTTAATTACGCCTTGGCGCAGTTGGCCTACTTTCTGAATCTTTTGCGGCTCGCTGGCGCGGTAGTGACCCGTAACCACGCCCTCCTGCGGGTGCCACAGGCCGTAGTCTTCGGTAATCGGAATTACCTCGTGGATTTCGTCCACGTTCAGGTCGCCGCCGGTGCCGTAGTAGTTTTTCAGCAGCGGAATAACGGCGCGGTACCAGCGCTCCAGTACGCCGCGCTTGCGCGGGTCCTGCGGATCGAAGTTGATGCCCGATTTGGCGCCGCCAATGGCCGGCCCCGATACGGTGAACTTCACCTCCATTGTTTTGGCCAGGCTCTCTACCTCGCGCTTGTCAAGGCCCTTGCGCATGCGGGTGCCGCCGCCGGCCGCGCCGCCGCGCAGCGAGTTAATTACCACCCAGCCTTCGGCCTCGGTTTCGGAGTCTTTCCACTCAAATACGATTTCGGGGCGTTTGTTCTCGAAGGTGGCGAGTAAGTCGCGCATAATCAGCGGGTAGGAGGTTGGGTGGGAGAAAGCGGTATGCCAACAGGCCAATAGCACTGGGTGCCCTGGCCGGTGCCCAAAGGTACAGCGACCTAGGCATTGGGCCGAAAAATACCTGAGCCGTAAACTCCCCTTGAAAGGCAGCATTCGCGGAAACGGCCAAAAATTTCGGCTGCGGGGCGCTTGTATAGGAACTTTAGACTATAGGAAGCACGTATTACGCGTACTGCACACCCAGAGTAATATTTCCACCTTGCAAGCCTCCATGAAACCACTGCTTTCGCGCGTAGAATCCAAGAAAGTGGATAAGGCTGCCGCGATGCTCAAAGTGCTGGCTCACCCCAAGCGTTTGGCCATCGTTGATTTGCTCGGCAAAGAAGATAAAATGACCGTGACGGAAATCTACCGCACGCTCGGATTACCCCAAGCCATAGCTTCTCAGCACCTTATTACACTCAAAGACCGCGGCATCTTATCGTCGTTCAAGGTCGGTACCAAAATCTACTACTCCCTGTCTATCCCCAAACTGCTCGACGTGATTGACACGCTCGAGGGGTGCTGCGATACGATGTAAAAGGGATTACCACCCAAGCCTAGCTTTACCAAAAGCTCGAAGGCCCTGCTTCTAACCACGAAGCGGGGCCTTCGAGCTTTTGGGTAATTGTGCCCGAACGCCGTACCGAGCTTGTCGGGGA includes the following:
- a CDS encoding TerB family tellurite resistance protein, with the protein product MQPEEVFNQYSEQEKTAYLSVIASLATADRQATQHEAEFLQQMAQVAGLSAQGTQYVLHAAQDSTNESIKGNLDAMRNSNLRYSLVTDLVSFARADGAYSNEEEAMVNKMASYLGLNQQQVSTIENVVTQTQQAQAQNPQQAPQGLMDSLGDKLRSVGIPPQAALTGLLAVAAPMVLSRVMGGNRGGMGGGMMGGGGGTLGGLLGGAAASMGGAGTMGGLLGGLMNSGGLGGMLGGATGGYGSRPAGYGVPGGGLGGLMSVLGGLGGGAHMGPRSTGGGGLGGLMGGGMGSLLGGLLGGR
- a CDS encoding Glu/Leu/Phe/Val dehydrogenase dimerization domain-containing protein, whose translation is MRDLLATFENKRPEIVFEWKDSETEAEGWVVINSLRGGAAGGGTRMRKGLDKREVESLAKTMEVKFTVSGPAIGGAKSGINFDPQDPRKRGVLERWYRAVIPLLKNYYGTGGDLNVDEIHEVIPITEDYGLWHPQEGVVTGHYRASEPQKIQKVGQLRQGVIKVVEDEQFTPDRARRYTVADLITGYGVAEAVRHYYRLWPEQEVAGKRAIIQGWGNVGAAAAYYLAQQGAIITGIIDRAGGLLRPEGFSFEEIRALLLNRQGNALSADNLLPFEEINKQIWSSGAEIFVPAAASRLVTREQVEQLLAGGLEVISCGANVPFADPEIFFGPTGEFADAHTAVVPDFIANCGMARVFAYLMETNAEITDQAIFGDISRTILRALERTHSQGHTNQVARTSFELALRQLV
- a CDS encoding AsmA-like C-terminal region-containing protein, whose amino-acid sequence is MLLVGMGLAATLWLGEERIINLFVAAANKHLRTPVQVQKLELSWREDFPRVSILLTNVRVGGSLPLDTVALARVQRLHCSFNAWDVLGGRYRIRTLTVEQGAVQVRLDREGRPNYLILRPDTAAPADNEPVRFDFERVRVRNVAVSYADSSVRQRYRLQAHNLTAALLIAGDTVQVRATGPMRVEGLRVGTDTYFRQREITVRTALAINRATRQVRIQPSEVQIGPATYTVAGNVGWRGPTQLALQLGGKNTDVQSLLALLPPRFSKPLAAYRSEGAVYFGGSVRGEWSGKRYPQVDVRFGCRDASFVHPETRQRVEHVFLAGSFRNGPQASARAAVLELRNVRGRLGGKPFSGSLSYRNLQDPYVRLSLQAELEVADALRFYPVAALQQASGQLRVRAQLAGNLRAFRQNPARAAGEASGELQLRNVRLRLRNPNLGLTQINGSFLLRRNDVAVSDFTGRAGSSDFRLNGLFRNALGWLLLPRQPLRVEADVAAGLLNLDELLQTGSLPTAAGAAPRVTPRGGSYALKLPANIDLDLNATVQQLRFRRFRARALSGAVRLHEQMLTSPGIALTAAAGRLQLRGTLDARQPALLKVSAVAACQQVQLDSLLYVFEDFGQNFITSRHLRGQLSGTAEADMYFGPQLQPLTNKLEAEVRATVRHGELNNFAPAQQLSMLASREQLRRLRFDELTNTIYIQSRTVYVPEMEIRSNVRRASLIRVTGTHTFDQQMDYHLSVPLLPGLRRPALDGALAKGPNLLLHVWGNEDKFRVAYDRERAVAQRQEAGPPAPAGASSGPAGAGSTGAATPAAPAAPGLRGRQPAPAAPHQKKPAAPQPGEYFEL
- a CDS encoding ArsR/SmtB family transcription factor; amino-acid sequence: MKPLLSRVESKKVDKAAAMLKVLAHPKRLAIVDLLGKEDKMTVTEIYRTLGLPQAIASQHLITLKDRGILSSFKVGTKIYYSLSIPKLLDVIDTLEGCCDTM
- a CDS encoding mechanosensitive ion channel family protein, translated to MNTKQFLDQQFLGNTVGQYLLCGAILLVGFGLRRLLSRIVSGIFFRIIKRHTAGVSEKELNDFLIQPLSVVLFLFTLFLAFNVLDYPASFTHDLDRSEPWPKRLAFAVYQIGVISALAWVVLRLVDFAELVYRRRAELLTSTNTRLDAQFIPFAKDFAKVMILIFAFLVMLGQVFNVNVTALIGGLGIGGLAVAFAAKESLENLIASFTIFLDRPFQVGDLVTVGGITGTVEKVGFRSTRLRTAEKSYVTVPNKSMIDKPLDNLSLRTARRVNFTLNFGHETTREQLLGIAADLRIFLHEHPQILPEEVQIKLAALTQAGRDLSVQYFVQVATYDEYLTVKEAVNYRILEIVEAHEGVFATNTTVVRMVTDPGITSGTGQASDGSII